The following is a genomic window from Bacteroidales bacterium.
TAGACAGATAACTAAATAGTGTCCTGAAAAACTTTATATTGTCCTGAGTGTTATATAATAGTTAAGAAAAAAATATCAACATATAATGAATGAATTCGACGTTAAAGCCGCTGAATGGGATAAAAATCCCATGCATTGGGACCGCTCTGAAGCTATAGCTAATGAGATAAAGAAGCTTATTCCGCTTAATAATAAAATGAAAGCTCTTGAATATGGTGCAGGTACTGGTATCACCAGTTTTTTACTTAAAGACCATCTTAGGGAAATCATTCTTATGGATAATTCAACCGAAATGGTCAGGATAATGAATGAGAAGATAGAAGCCAGTAAAGTTAAGAATATGACTGCCCTGAATTTTGATCTTGAACATAATGACTATAGAAGTAGCAAATTCGATATCATATTTACCCAAATGGTTCTTCATCATGTAATGAATATTGATGCTATTCTGGGAAGATTCCAGACTTTGCTTAATCCGGGCGGCTATCTTGCAATTGCAGATCTCTTTTCCGAAGATGGTTCTTTTCACGGAGAAGGATTTGAAGGACACAATGGTTTTGATGTAGAGGATCTTTCGGGGAAGCTCGACAAACACAACTTCAAAAAAATCAATCATAAAGAATGCTTCGTAATTAACAGGAAAATATCAGATAGTGTGACAAGAAACTATCCAGTATTTATAATGACTGGCTTTAAGCCGGCAAGTTAACTTACAGTTTTACTTCTTTAAAGTATAATAAAGAACTTTTAACTGAATATTTATTTGCATTATGAACGTAGGTTCATTATATTTGTAAAAAAGATCAGCTATGAGAGCTTCTTTATTTGTTAAAGTGTTTTTTGTGCTGCCATTAATTCTATTCATCGATTACATATTAATGGCACTATTAGGTTGTACGACTTGTCTTTTAGGATTTGGTGAAGATTTTTACTGTGATTCCTTTTGTCTCGCCGGGAAAATAATTTTAGCTTTGTCTGCAATATTTTTTGGGTATCTGATATATGCCGATATTAAAGCTATCCTGAAATCAAAAAAACATGGCTCGTCCGCAAAAAAGCAGGAAAATTTCTAATCCTCCAATAATGAAGGGATTTAAGCCCTATGGCATTCCGATGTGTAAAATTGAACCGGTAATCCTGAAATATGAAGAATTCGAAAGCATAAGGCTGGTAAACTATGATAATTTGCCTCAGGATAAAGCAGCAGAACAGATGAATATTTCGCGACCTACTTTTACACGAATTTATAATAAGGCGTTAAAACTTATTGCAAAGTCATTTGTAGAAGGCAAAGCAATTGAGATAGAGGGTGGCAATTATGAGTTTGAGAAAGATTGGTACCGTTGTAAGAAGTGCTACAAGCTGATAGAAGGATTAGAGAACCACTTCAGATGCGACGGGTGCACCACATTCGGGGAGAATGAATTACTTAGAATAAACTAACAATAAAATAAAAACAATAATATGAAAATTGCAGTTCCGGTAACAAGAGATAACCAGATAGATGGACATTTTGGCCATTGTGAGTCCTATAGCGTATTCACAATAAACAACAAAAAAGAAATAACTGAAAAAAAGAATGTGGAGTCTCCTCAGGGATGTGGTTGCAAATCCAATATCGCGTCAGTACTTGCAGATGATGGCGTATCAATAATGCTTGCCGGAGGTATTGGCGGCGGAGCAATCAATGTTCTTAACAGCAGCGGGATAGATGTTATTCGTGGCTGCTCAGGTGATGCCACCGAAGTTGTAAAACTCTATCTGAAAGGATTGGTTGAAGATAGCGGAAGCAGTTGTCATCAGCACCAGGCACACCATGGCCATGGCCACGATCATGACCATGAACATGGACATCAGTGCAACCATAACTAACTTAAGATAAAACGCAGGGACTATACAGCTCGATTTACGAATCCGGAAAAATGTAACACCTGTTTACTGACATACCATTATCGCGTATCAGAACAATTTGTGTATCCGCTTGTTTAATATCTAAAATATGCAATATATAATTTACTAAATGGAAATTACTTTTGAGGGAGGAAAGGTAGTAACTGCCTTCACCCATGGTCATACAATAAGAACTGATCAGCCACTCGATAATGGAGGGGAAAATTCAGCGCCATCACCATTTGATCTGTTCCTGGCTTCAATAGGAACATGTGCCGGTATTTATGTGAAATCATTCTGTGATAAAAGACATATTCCATCAGAAGGAATTAAGCTGATACAAAAGACTATTTATGATGAGGTGACAGACCTTCCTACAAGTATTAGTATAGACATTCAGGTCCCTGAAGGATTTCCCGACAAGTACCTTAATTCGCTTATAAGTGTTGCTGAATTGTGCAAGGTGAAAAAGACAATGCTTAACCCTCCTGTATTTGAAATAGTAACTTCAAAAAGATAGATATATGAAAATTGCTGTACCAGTTTCAAAAGATAACAAGATAGAAGCCCATATCGGTAATTGTGAATACTATAATGTATTTTCAATAACAGAAAATAAACAGATAAAAGACATAACGAGTATAGAGTCGCAGGGAGGATGCGGATGCAGTACCGATATTGCCAGTGTCCTGGCAGCTGACGGAGTTTCAACTGTAATCGCAGCAGGAATCGGAGGTGGTTCAACCAGAGCCTTTAATAAAAGCGGTATTAATGTTATAGGTGGTTGTTCGGGAGATTCAACAGAGGTTGTTAATCTTTATCTTTCAGGATTGATTGAAGACAAGGGAAGCAGCTGTCACAAACACCAGCCGCATCAACATGAAGAGAAACATGCAGCGCATCGTGTACCTGAAATAGTTGGGATTCATACAAAAGAACATAGTTGTGGTTGCGGCCATGGGAGTGGCAGTTCCTGCCATAACTAATGTTGCCCCCTGCCCCCTAAAGGGGGTTCTTTAAGTCCCCTTTAGTGGTCCCGATAGCTATCGGGATAGGGGCAAAATTTATTCTTTCTTTCTGGTACTCAAACCAAAAGGAAGGTAAAGCGGACAAAAACTTATAAAACTTGTCAGCACAAAAACCGCTGCCAAAGCTAACAGTACATATGCCAGAGTTCCTGTAATTACGTTTGTAAAAAATAGTAAAACCACGACTGCTGCAATCAGTATCCTGACTGATTTGTCAATTGTTCCCATGTTCTTTTTCATAATACTTCTTTTTGTAATTAATTTTTAAACTAATCCAGCTCTTTTGCGATAGCCATTGCTGCGATTGTCCCGTCAGCAACTGCCGTTGTTATTTGCCTGTATTTCTTGCTTATAACGTCTCCTACTGCATAAACACCATCAACACTTGTCCTCATGTCTTCATTTGTCTTGATATAACCCCATTTATCAAGTTCGAGTTTATCTCTGAACAAATCGATGTTGGGTTTCATACCTATGAAGATGAAGACTCCATCACTAAACAGTTTTTGTCTGGCTTTTGTTTTGACATTTTCAATTTCAGTGACGATTTTATCGCCATCGCGGGTAAATGATCTTGGCTCATTCTCAAACAGGACTGAGATCTTAGGATTAGACAATACTTTATCCTGGGCCAGCTTATTAGCTGTAAATTTATCAAACTGATGAACAATTGTAAGCTTCGTTGCAAAACGTGTAATATATTCAGATTCCTCAATTGCCGAGTTACCACCTCCTATTACAATGGCTTCTTTTCCGTCGAAGTATTTGGCATCGCAGGTAGCGCAATAAGAGATCCCTTTACCTTTTAACTCTTTTTCTCCCGGTGCGCCGGTAAGATTAGGAGTTGTACCTGTTGCAATAATTATTTTCTTTGCTTTAACAGTCTCATACTCATCAATAATTACCTCTTTTTTATCAAGGTCAACTCTTGTAATATCAACAGCAACTTTATATATTGTTCCGCAAAGCTTTGTCTGCTCGCTCATATTATGTGAAAGCATATAGCCTGCCTGTGGTTCAATAAACCCGGGATAATTAGATACTGAATGTGTTGTTGCAACGTTTCCTCCCGGTAATGCTATGTCGATCAATACTGTATTAATTTTAGACTGGCACAGATAAAGTCCCGCTGTTAATCCGCCGGGGCCCGCGCCAAGAATGATAACATCAAACTCAGATACCGTTGGTTTAATTTTCGCTTTGATACTTGCTACCTTATCAGCAGGAAGCAGATTATCGAGATTCCGGATAATATCTATTCTTTTTACTCCGCCCGTGAGTCTTTCTCCGACTTCTTTTCCGTTATCATAGAATAACAAAGTTGGAGACGACTTAACTCCAAGCTTATCAGCAAGTTCACGGTTTCCCTGACGAAAAATCTTCAGAAATTTAATATCATTACCATATAGTGTGGAAAGATCCTCAAATTTCGATGCGAGGGCTTCACAAGGCGGACATTCTGTTGAATAAAAGTCAAGCACAACTTTGCCTGAATGCAATACTTCTGCATCAAATTCTGATGAATTTATTGTTTTCATTTTTGTAAAAATTGGTGTAATTGATTATTCTGCTGTGTTTTCAATATAAGCTGAGAATCCTAATTCAAGCAGCTCTTTTACCGGACGGCAATCTGTTGAGCAAATTTTGCCGGTCCTGTTTTTTGCCACCGATCCGCATCCCCCTCCACAGGCGAGCTGAACAGAGCATTCTTTACATTCGGGGATAGCTGTTACATCACGTCTTTCCCATTGGTCTATCAGGTCAGATTTCCGACTAACCACAGGATAAAAAGTACCAAGCGATTCATCTGACTTCCCTACTGTTGCAGTACAGGAATAAATCTGTCCTGTGTAATCAAAGGCCCATTCTGTTTTGCAGGCTGGACAAGCATCAAATAAAGGATCGGGCAGTTCTCCGTTCTCGGAAAGGAATTTTGCTACCGAATATGCGGGTTTATAGAACTCCACAATCTGCGGATGCTTCTTAGTAAGTTCATATATACTTTCATACAGCGACACCCTGTCGAAAAGCATATCAGGTGAAGATTGACAATGATGAAGCTCATAGTTGCGGCCGATCTGGGTTTTAAAGTACGGACTTTTTGTCCAGCCTTTATCAATTGCGAACTGAGCCAGATCAGGAAGATTATTAATATTCTCTTTATCGGCAACCATACGGAGATTTACATCGATATGGTTATCGATGCATGAGTCAATGCCTCTGACTATCCTGCTGAATGTGCCCTCTCCGCCCTTAAGAAAACGACGGTTATTATGAACTGATTCTGTTCCGTCGAGAGTAACCTGAACTTCTCTTATTTTGCCGGACTTAAGAATATCCGAATACTCTTCAAGGGAATATCCGTTAGTTACAAAACTGACTTCAAGATCTGCCTCAGCAGATTTCTTCAGTAAATAACTAATAAGCTCTTTTTGTTTAGGACTACCAAGAAGAGGTTCCCCGCCAAAAACAGTTATATACTTTTTACGCCCGGCAAACTCCCTTCTTACATAGTCAAAGAACGCATCTGTAATGTCGTTGCTTAGTTCCAGGTGAGGATTATTGTATTGATCCTGGTAGCAATAGGTACAGGCAAAGTTGCAACTGTAGTTGGTAACAAAGAAAATCTGAATTTCATCCTTGTCCCGTGAATCTATAAAATCGAGGTACCTGCTCCTGTAGAGTTTTGTCTCTTCAGGCTCTTCAATCAGATAACCTTTTTCTGTCAACTCATTTATAATCTCTTCCCCTGAACCAGGCTCACCTTTACGTATCGCCTCAATTTTTTCAGCATCACTTCCCGTAAGAATATCAGCGTTACCTGTGAGAAGGTTAATGATGAAGTAATTCTCAGAATCCCTGATTTTCGAAAAAATATTGTACTTTGAGTATCGCATTAAGTTTAGTCGTGACAGCCAACAACTGTTTTAGATGTTTTTGCACAGCACTGTGCCACTTTAGCCTGCTTTCTGTTTTCTTTCTTTTTAATTACGCTTTTCATAATTCTGATTAATTTTTAATTAATAAAATTTCATTTATAGCTCTTAACATATTCTCCCTCGACATAAAACCCATCGATGCACGGGGCATCCCTTCTGACGGGATAAACAGAAGCGTTGGCAAGCCTGTTATGCCCAATCCCTGTGCAAGCATCTTTTCTTTCTCAGTATCCACCTTATACACTGCAATTTTTCCTGAATATTCATCTGCAATTGAATCTACAAGAGGAGAAAGTTGGCGGCAGGGGGCACACCAGTCAGCATAAAAGTCGATTATTACCGGTTTGTCACCTTCAAACTTCCACTCTTTATTTAACTCATAATTGAATACCAATTTTTTAAATTCAGCATCTGTTAACTGTTTCACAGAACTCTCTTTTGAATCAGTTTTTCCCTGATTTTCAGACTTACAATTTATGAAAAACAAAGAAGAAACTATTACTGCAAGGAAGATTTTATTTCTCATATTTAACAGTTTTACTAATTAATTTTTACAACCGCAATCTGTTTTCCCGGATGGTTTCTCTCCGGCAATTGTCCAGCTTGAAACCCTTGTTTTACCCTTTTCATAAGGGGCAGACTCTTCAATTATCTGAATATTATTAAAACCTGCATTTTTCAGTTGAGAAAGATATTCATCACGTGTAACCGATCCTGCCCAGCACTCTGAAATAGCTACAGGGTCATTTCTATACTCTTCAGGCACAGGTTCAATCGCATAAATATCGCTGATAACAAAACGGCCTCCGTTTTTCAGGATCCTGTATATTTCGTTCCAGACGAGTTGCTTATCAGTAGCATGATTTATTGTACAATTTGAGATTACCAGATCGGCCAGATTGTCTTTTAAATTAATCTTTTCAAGAGGACTTTGAACAAATTCGACATTTGATATTCCAAGCTGGCTGGCAGTATTGGCAGCTTTTCTTATCATGCCATCTGAAATATCAATTCCATAAACGAAACCATCTTTGCCTACTGTTTCAGATAATCTTATTACATCGGTTCCCCTGCCACTACCCAAATCAACACAAACTTCACCTGTGCTGGCACCTGAATAATTTATTGCTCCGCCACATGAAAGACAGCAGGATGATTCTGCCAGTTCAGTATATCTTTTATTTATTGCTTCGTATTCCATCTTATAATTCTTACTTTCCAAACCGTGAACATGGACTACCAGTAACAAAAAATCCCAATAAGCCCCCGAAGAACATTGAATTTAAAGTATCACCGGTAAATTCAAACGGGATTGGTCTGGCTTCAATAAAAACATTATATAAAAACCCTAAAGTTACTCCAATTAACACTCCAAGAAAAGGCTTCCAGAAATACCAGGTTGAAAAAAACTCTTTCACACTTTTTGGTCTGGGTGTTACTTTACAACTTGATTCCATATTTACATATCTATATATTTCGATGCAAAGATAATCAGAAATATTTAAATCGCAATAATATCACCTGAATCTTTTTATTATCACTTGCAATTTGTATCTTTGCCGTACAAATTCCTGATAATGGGTAAGATATTCAAGACGGACCTTAATGAGAAGCAACTGGAAGAGCTCTTCAGCAGTGATGAAAAGTGCTATGAGTTCCTAGCAGAAGTGAAATGGGGCGACGGTTTTATCTGCAGGAAATGCGGAAATACAAATTATTGTCAGGGAAAGACTCCGCATTCAAGACGATGTACAAAATGCAAAACAGAGGAATCCTCCTCTGCCGGCACTATCTTTCACAACTGCAAATTCCCCATCAGTAAAGCATTTTATATAGCCTACAATGTATGTAAGGGTAAAGAAGATCTGTCTACCTACGAATATGCCAGAAGGCTTGCATTACGACAGATGACATGCTGGAATTTCAAAACCAAGATCCAGCAGGCTCTCATACATATGGAATCTCTTACTGATATTGAAAAATCATCAATAGAAAAAATACTCTCTTAATACTTCGATACATAATTAGAATGCCTTTGAGATTCTTCGTGTATCCCTTTGTGCCCTATGTGGTAAAAAAAGACTTAACCACTAAGGATCACAAAGGAAGGCTCAAAGGAACACAATGGGAAGAAATATTATTTATCAGTTACTGACTTAACTATTTCAAAAGTCTCATCCGACGCGTCCTTCATTACACCGGCAATCTCAGAAGGTAATCCTGAAGCCAGATCACCTGCATTTATTAAGCTGACATAGGTGTGTCCGTTGTCCTTCTCATAAACAGAGATCCTGCAGGGCATCATAACCGATATAATCCTCTCATCATTCAGCTCCAGCATTTTTCCTGAATACTGGGGTTTGCATATTTCGATAACCTTTACCGGTTTCACTTCTTTGCCTGATTTTGCCAGAGAAAGCTGCAGATCGTGAACAGCAGGGACTTTCCATTCCCTGCGTTCCGCCTCTGCAACAAGCAAATCAACTGTCTTCTCAAACTTAAATTTACTCTGATGTTCAATAACCAATCGATTTGTCTTCATAAGTAAAAATTTTAAATTATATGCATATTTATCAGCTGCTCAAATAATTCCTGCTTTCCGCTTTTGGTTTCAGGCTCGCCTATTTCATGGGCAATGTCGCGGAGCTTTTCAAGGGTTAATTTACCCTTTTCAAAATCTTTTCCCGGACCTTTATCAAATGATTCGTATCTCTTCTTCCTGAGCTTAAGATAATCGCTGTCCTTCAGTATCTTATCAGCTATAACCAGTGCGCGTGCAAAAGTATCCATACCACTGATATGGGCTATAAAGATATCTTCTGCATCGGTTGAATTACGACGGATTTTTGCATCAAAATTTATGCCTCCGGTTGTAAATCCTCCTGCCTGAAGAATAACCATCATTGCTTCAGTTATCTCATATATATTTGTAGGGAATTCATCCGTATCCCAGCCATTCTGATAGTCACCTTTGTTGGCATCAATACTTCCCAGCAAACCGGCATCGGCAGCTACCTGCAACTCATGCTGGAAAGTATGTCCTGCGAGAGTGGCATGATTAACTTCGATATTCATTTTAAAGTCCTTATCCAGTCCATGTTCGCGCAGAAAGCCTATTATTGTTGCCACATCGAAATCGTACTGATGTTTAGAAGGTTCCATTGGCTTCGGTTCCACAAGGAAGGTACCTTTAAAACCAATTTTTCTTCCATAGTCACGGGCCATGGAAAGCATCATCCCCATATGTTCAAGCTCTCTTTTCATATTTGTATTATGGAGGCTCATATAACCTTCCCGCCCGCCCCAGAATACATAATTCTCACCTCCAAGAGCAACAGTAGCAGCGATTGCATTTCTGAGCTGAACACCTGCATTGGCAACAACATTAAAATCGGGATTTGTTGCTGCGCCGTTCATATATCTTGGATTAGAGAAGAGGTTTGCAGTTCCCCAAAGAAGTTTTACTCCTGTCTGCTCCTGCATCTTTTTGATAACTGGAATAATTTTATCAAGACGCTTCTCTATCTCGAAAACTGAGCCATCTCCAACAACATCAGTATCGTGAAAACAGTAATATCCGGCACCTATTTTCGTAATAAACTCAAAGGCAGCATCGAGTCTTTGTTTCGTTTTGTCATCATTTGATGCATCTTTCCACGGATAGATTCTTGTTGCATTGCCGAAAGGATCAGAACCGTCTCCGCAGAACGAATGCCAATAAGCAATAGCAAAACGAAGATGATCTTTCATCTTTTTGCCACCTATTTTCTCTTCAGGATTATACCATCTGAATGCCAGTGGATTTTTTGATTTTTTCCCTTCATACTCAATTTTCCCTATTCCGGGGTATACTTCTTTTTTTCCTTTGTAAATCATATATCTGTTTTTTAAAATGAGACTTAAGAAATCCGTTAAACACAAAGTTCGCAAAGATTTGCGCAAAGTGCGCAAAGAAAAAGTACTATTTTAAAGATCTTCAAGTAAATCTTTCCATTTATTATATGCTTCTTCAAATATCTCCAATCCCGAAGATGCAGGCTCGGTAACTCCCAGTGCATTAAGTCCTTTAAATGCCTCTTTTTCAGAAGTATAATATCCGCATCCGATTCCGGCTCCCCGTGCTGCTCCGATAGAACCGTCAGTATTGTAAAGATGAATTGCTGTACCTGTAATATTAGATAAGGTCTCCCTGAAAATTTTACTGAGGAACATATTAGCCTCTCCTGCTCTTATAACCTGGGGATCAATTCCTGTTTCCTTCATAATATCGAGTCCGTACCTGAATGAAAAGGCAATTCCTTCCTGTGCTGCCCTGAAAAGGTGAGCAGTTGAATGAGAGTTGAAATTCAATCCGGCAAAATGAGCACCTGATTCCTTGTTTCCAAGCATTCTTTCCGATCCGTTGCCAAACGGGAGAATAGTCAATCCGTCTGATCCGGGGGGAACTTGAGATGCCAGTTCATTCATCTGATTATAAGAGAGGGTATTGCCTGTATTTCTCCTCAACCATGAATTAAGTATTCCTGTTCCGTTGATACATAATAACACACCCAGCCTTGTATCTGTATGTGAGTGATTAACATGCAGAAAAGTATTAACCCTTGAATGTGGATCATATTTCTTCTGATCTGTAACTCCATAAATTACTCCTGATGTACCTGCCGTTGCAGCAACTTCACCCGGATTAAGAACATTTAGCGAAAGGGCATTATTTGGCTGGTCACCTGCACGGTATGAAACAGGGATACCTTCAGGCAATCCTAATTCAGATGCGACTGATTTCAACAATCCCCCTTGCGATGAAAATGAAGAATAGGCTGCCGGCAGAATTCCCGGATCAAATTCGAAATATTTCATCAGTTCAGCAGATACCCTGTTTTCGGAAATATCCCAGAACATACCTTCTGAAAGTCCGGTAAAAGAAGTACTTATTTCACCGGTAAGCCTCATTGCAATATAATCGCCGGGGAGCATAATCTTGTGGATTTTACTGAACAGATCAGGTTCGTTTTCTTTTACCCATGCGAGCTTTGAAGCTGTGAAATTACCCGGAGAATTGAGCAGATGAGAGAGACAATATTCCCTTGTAAGAGAAATCAGAGCCACTTCACCATACCCGACAGCCCGGCTATCGCACCAAATTATTGAAGGTCGTAATACATTCTGATTTTTGTCGATTGCTACCAGACCATGCATCTGGTATGATATACCTATTGCACCTATTTCGTTTTTTTTTTGCCCCAGCTGTGTTGTACAGTCACTGATTGCCGCTTTGAGGTTTGTCCACCAGACTTCAGTCTCCTGCTCAGCCCATCCGGGTTTAAGGGCAATTATCTTCATTTCATCTTTTGGGCAGAATGCTGTTGCCAGACATTTACCTGAATCACCGTCAATTACAGAAGCCTTTACTGATGAGCTTCCCAAGTCTATCCCAAGTAATAACATAGTATAAAATATTAATTCTTCTCTGTGTTACTCTGTGCCTTCTCTGTGGAACTCTGTGTCAGTTCTTATTTTTTTGTTACACAGAGAGACACAGAGAATACACAGAGAGACACTGAGATCAAAAATAGTTAAAACTTGCTACCAATTGAACATAGTCCCGTCAGATTTTCTGTTTACCGGAAGACGGGCCATTGAGTAAGGGAATTTTGCAGCAGCTTTTTCGTCAATATCCACCCCTATCCCTGGAGTATCATCAATAGTGAGGAATCCGTCATCAAACCTGTAGTTGGTTTTAAATACCTCATTTACAACATCCTGATGAGGCATATATTCAAGAATCCCGAAATTATTAACGGCAGTGTTGAAATGTACTGAAGCAGCCAGGTTCACCGGTGACAGGTCAGTGGCTCCATGAAAACCCGTATTGATATGATAAACAGAAGCCATGGCTGCAACCTTTAGAAGATGAGTTACCCCTCCTCCATGTACCAGAGGCATTCTTACATAGTCGATAAGCTGTTCAGTAAAAAGAGTCGAATAATCATAAATTGAGTTAAAAACTTCTCCTATAGCAATTGGTGTAGCAGAGTGTTTCCTGATAAGCCTCAGTCCTTCCTGCAGCTCACCTGCAACAGGGTCCTCCAGCCAGAAAAGATGATATGGTTCGAGTTCTTTTGCGAGACGTGCTGCCTCAACAGGAGTGCATCTGTGATGGACATCATGCAAAAGATGAATATTATCACCAAAAACTTCCCTGGCTTTTTCAAATAATGAAGGGATAAAGTTCAGGTACTTTGAAGTATCCCAGGATTCTTCCTGGGGTATACCTTTATGAGCAGGTTCATATGATTTATTATCCTTAGCCACACCATATGTATGCTCAATACCAGGAACCCCTGACTGAATACGTACAGCTTTAAATCCCTTTTCTATTTCCTTTCCTGCCTTTTCAATTGTTTCGTTAAGATTCTTACCATTTGCATGACAATAAACCAAAACTTTCTCCCGGCTCTTTCCGCCGATCAGATTATATAAAGGGGTGTTAAGAACCTTCCCTTTAATATCCCAGAGTGCCATATCAATTGCAGATACAGCGGTCATCGAAACAGCACCTCTTCTCCAGTAGACACCCCTGTAGAAATAGTTCCATATATCCTCGGTATTGCGCGGATCGCGTCCGATAAGAGAGGGTATACAATAGTCTTCGAGGTAGGAAGCAACAGACTTCTCCATGCCGTTCAGCGTAGCATCACCTAATCCGTATACGCCCTCGTCAGTATAAATCTTAAGGGTAACAAAATTTCTCCCCGGAGAACAAACAATAACCTTTGCATCAGTAATTTTCACAATGATTTTATTATAAATTAGTTAATATTTAAATCCCCCCTCTTTATTTCATCCCTTCTCCTCTTCTCCCACTTCCCCCTTTCATGTTATTGAGCCATTGCGCCATTACGCCCTTGTGCCATTGCGCCATTACGCCTTTACGCCTTTGTGCCCTTGCGCCTTTCTTAAAACCCAATCGAATTTCCCCCGTCAACCGGCAGAATGACCCCGGTGATAAATGACGCTGACGGTGAAACAAGAAAATAAGCAGCATCTGCCACTTCTTCAGGTTTACCAAGCCGTCCTAACGGAGTTCTTGAGAGTACTTTCTTTTTGCGTTCAGGATCTTTTTCAAGAGCAAGTGTCGACATATTGGTTTTAATGAATCCGGGGGCAAGACAGTTTACCCTGATTTTATACTGAGCAAGCTCAACAGCCATTGCCCTGGTCATGCCTTCAATAGCTGATTTTGAAGCTGTATAGGCAATTACATTCGGAAGTCCGTATTGCGACGCCATTGAACTGATATTAAGAATTACACCGGTGCACTGTTTCTGCATAATACCTGCCACTTCTCTTGTCAGGCTGAACATTGCTGTCTGATTTGTAAGGATAACCTTCTGATATTCTTCATCGCTTACCTCAGCAATTGCCTTCTTCAGGTGCATTCCGGCGTTATTTACAAGAATATCAATATTCCCGTGTTTTTTATGGATTTCTTTGATAACACCCGGTAATTCAGAGAGTTCTGCAAGATCACACCCGACAAAGTCAGACAACTCCCCGAGTGTTTCACAAGCCAGCTTAAGCTTTGTCTTATCTCTTCCGATAAGGATTACTTTAATACCATTCTGCACAAACTTTTTTGCAATTGCAAAACCTATTCCCGAAGCTCCGCCAGTAATTATTGCAATTCTGAATTTACTATCGCTTGTCATACT
Proteins encoded in this region:
- a CDS encoding transposase, which translates into the protein MGKIFKTDLNEKQLEELFSSDEKCYEFLAEVKWGDGFICRKCGNTNYCQGKTPHSRRCTKCKTEESSSAGTIFHNCKFPISKAFYIAYNVCKGKEDLSTYEYARRLALRQMTCWNFKTKIQQALIHMESLTDIEKSSIEKILS
- a CDS encoding DUF302 domain-containing protein, whose product is MKTNRLVIEHQSKFKFEKTVDLLVAEAERREWKVPAVHDLQLSLAKSGKEVKPVKVIEICKPQYSGKMLELNDERIISVMMPCRISVYEKDNGHTYVSLINAGDLASGLPSEIAGVMKDASDETFEIVKSVTDK
- the xylA gene encoding xylose isomerase — encoded protein: MIYKGKKEVYPGIGKIEYEGKKSKNPLAFRWYNPEEKIGGKKMKDHLRFAIAYWHSFCGDGSDPFGNATRIYPWKDASNDDKTKQRLDAAFEFITKIGAGYYCFHDTDVVGDGSVFEIEKRLDKIIPVIKKMQEQTGVKLLWGTANLFSNPRYMNGAATNPDFNVVANAGVQLRNAIAATVALGGENYVFWGGREGYMSLHNTNMKRELEHMGMMLSMARDYGRKIGFKGTFLVEPKPMEPSKHQYDFDVATIIGFLREHGLDKDFKMNIEVNHATLAGHTFQHELQVAADAGLLGSIDANKGDYQNGWDTDEFPTNIYEITEAMMVILQAGGFTTGGINFDAKIRRNSTDAEDIFIAHISGMDTFARALVIADKILKDSDYLKLRKKRYESFDKGPGKDFEKGKLTLEKLRDIAHEIGEPETKSGKQELFEQLINMHII
- a CDS encoding carbohydrate kinase; amino-acid sequence: MLLLGIDLGSSSVKASVIDGDSGKCLATAFCPKDEMKIIALKPGWAEQETEVWWTNLKAAISDCTTQLGQKKNEIGAIGISYQMHGLVAIDKNQNVLRPSIIWCDSRAVGYGEVALISLTREYCLSHLLNSPGNFTASKLAWVKENEPDLFSKIHKIMLPGDYIAMRLTGEISTSFTGLSEGMFWDISENRVSAELMKYFEFDPGILPAAYSSFSSQGGLLKSVASELGLPEGIPVSYRAGDQPNNALSLNVLNPGEVAATAGTSGVIYGVTDQKKYDPHSRVNTFLHVNHSHTDTRLGVLLCINGTGILNSWLRRNTGNTLSYNQMNELASQVPPGSDGLTILPFGNGSERMLGNKESGAHFAGLNFNSHSTAHLFRAAQEGIAFSFRYGLDIMKETGIDPQVIRAGEANMFLSKIFRETLSNITGTAIHLYNTDGSIGAARGAGIGCGYYTSEKEAFKGLNALGVTEPASSGLEIFEEAYNKWKDLLEDL
- a CDS encoding D-galactonate dehydratase family protein, whose protein sequence is MKITDAKVIVCSPGRNFVTLKIYTDEGVYGLGDATLNGMEKSVASYLEDYCIPSLIGRDPRNTEDIWNYFYRGVYWRRGAVSMTAVSAIDMALWDIKGKVLNTPLYNLIGGKSREKVLVYCHANGKNLNETIEKAGKEIEKGFKAVRIQSGVPGIEHTYGVAKDNKSYEPAHKGIPQEESWDTSKYLNFIPSLFEKAREVFGDNIHLLHDVHHRCTPVEAARLAKELEPYHLFWLEDPVAGELQEGLRLIRKHSATPIAIGEVFNSIYDYSTLFTEQLIDYVRMPLVHGGGVTHLLKVAAMASVYHINTGFHGATDLSPVNLAASVHFNTAVNNFGILEYMPHQDVVNEVFKTNYRFDDGFLTIDDTPGIGVDIDEKAAAKFPYSMARLPVNRKSDGTMFNW
- a CDS encoding SDR family oxidoreductase gives rise to the protein MTSDSKFRIAIITGGASGIGFAIAKKFVQNGIKVILIGRDKTKLKLACETLGELSDFVGCDLAELSELPGVIKEIHKKHGNIDILVNNAGMHLKKAIAEVSDEEYQKVILTNQTAMFSLTREVAGIMQKQCTGVILNISSMASQYGLPNVIAYTASKSAIEGMTRAMAVELAQYKIRVNCLAPGFIKTNMSTLALEKDPERKKKVLSRTPLGRLGKPEEVADAAYFLVSPSASFITGVILPVDGGNSIGF